Proteins encoded by one window of Sulfurospirillum barnesii SES-3:
- a CDS encoding pentapeptide repeat-containing protein, with protein MNKINIADNLDCFAERFEGVDLHGTRLNKAEFEECTFVACDFSQTFFYACRFIDCRFENCNLSVMKLTDSKVSNTEFTSCKMNGIDWCMCNWKSLLNPLPLKFKECILDDSNFFGLSMQGLVMSECRAKEVDFRSALLQQANFTATDFKGALFGSTHLENANFTNASNTQIDLRTNHLKGAIFSRFEALSLLEGLGIVLVE; from the coding sequence ATGAATAAGATAAATATAGCAGATAACCTAGACTGCTTTGCCGAGCGATTTGAAGGGGTTGATCTGCATGGCACACGTTTAAATAAAGCGGAATTTGAAGAGTGCACCTTTGTTGCGTGCGATTTTAGTCAGACCTTCTTTTATGCGTGCAGGTTTATAGACTGTCGCTTTGAAAACTGCAATCTAAGCGTCATGAAACTCACCGATAGTAAAGTGAGTAACACGGAGTTTACCTCATGCAAGATGAACGGCATCGACTGGTGCATGTGCAACTGGAAAAGCCTACTCAATCCTCTACCGTTAAAATTTAAAGAGTGCATTTTAGATGACAGTAACTTTTTTGGACTCAGTATGCAAGGGCTTGTTATGAGCGAGTGCCGTGCCAAAGAGGTCGACTTTCGCTCCGCCCTACTCCAGCAAGCCAACTTCACCGCCACCGACTTTAAAGGTGCTCTTTTTGGAAGCACCCATCTGGAAAATGCCAATTTTACCAACGCAAGCAACACCCAAATCGACCTACGCACCAACCACCTCAAAGGTGCGATATTTAGTCGATTTGAGGCACTGAGTTTGTTGGAAGGATTGGGGATTGTTTTGGTAGAGTGA
- the pnuC gene encoding nicotinamide riboside transporter PnuC, which produces MREFLEGVYEAIMSTSAWEGLAVFLSLSYLFLAMRQSLWCWPAAFLSTLIYAILFFDASLLMDSALNAYYLIMAVYGWYAWKHGKRENEEREVSSWGVVKHLKIIGMLVCVSLLFGYLMATYTRADFAYLDSATTIFAVFTTYMLAQKILENWLYWIVIDAVSIYIYIEKAFYLTAVLFFLYTVLATFGFYQWKKDKRVS; this is translated from the coding sequence ATGCGTGAATTTTTAGAGGGCGTTTACGAGGCTATTATGAGCACTTCAGCATGGGAAGGCTTAGCCGTATTTTTATCGCTTTCTTATCTCTTTTTGGCAATGCGCCAAAGCCTTTGGTGCTGGCCCGCGGCATTTTTAAGTACGCTGATTTATGCGATTCTGTTCTTTGATGCCTCCTTGCTCATGGACTCAGCGCTCAATGCCTACTACCTCATCATGGCGGTGTATGGTTGGTACGCATGGAAGCATGGGAAAAGGGAAAATGAAGAGCGTGAGGTGAGTTCTTGGGGCGTGGTTAAACATTTGAAAATTATTGGTATGCTTGTGTGCGTATCGCTTCTATTTGGCTATCTTATGGCGACGTATACACGAGCAGATTTTGCCTATTTAGATTCGGCAACCACCATTTTTGCCGTGTTTACCACCTATATGCTAGCACAAAAAATTCTTGAAAATTGGCTCTATTGGATCGTGATTGACGCTGTTTCTATCTACATTTACATAGAAAAAGCCTTTTACCTCACGGCTGTTTTATTTTTTCTCTACACCGTTTTGGCAACCTTTGGCTTTTACCAATGGAAAAAAGATAAAAGAGTTTCATGA
- a CDS encoding GrpB family protein: protein MKILKYEKIKARFLPWSEVYLSVAQTLIAFIRTPALDVIHIGSTSAKIGGKGIIDLSVLYEDGDLDLAVGHLKALGFQDQISAKPFPPERPRKDGTIFYEGEKYFVHVHVIKKECEEHQKQMLYKEYMLANPHARKAYEQTKQSILANGITEQEAYGALKSPFVKSILNQTTLREG, encoded by the coding sequence ATGAAAATTTTAAAATACGAAAAGATAAAAGCTAGGTTTTTACCGTGGAGTGAAGTTTATCTCAGTGTGGCACAAACACTTATAGCGTTCATTCGCACCCCCGCTCTTGATGTGATTCATATAGGCTCAACCTCCGCGAAAATAGGAGGAAAAGGCATTATAGATTTATCTGTTTTGTATGAAGATGGGGATTTGGATTTGGCGGTGGGTCACTTAAAAGCGCTTGGATTTCAAGACCAGATAAGCGCAAAACCTTTTCCGCCTGAGCGTCCTAGAAAAGATGGAACTATTTTCTATGAGGGTGAGAAGTATTTTGTGCATGTTCACGTCATAAAAAAGGAGTGTGAGGAGCATCAAAAGCAAATGCTTTACAAAGAGTACATGCTAGCAAATCCACACGCTCGTAAGGCATATGAACAGACAAAGCAAAGTATCTTAGCCAATGGCATCACTGAACAAGAGGCATATGGAGCGCTAAAATCCCCTTTTGTAAAATCCATACTCAATCAAACAACGCTAAGAGAAGGGTAA
- a CDS encoding efflux RND transporter periplasmic adaptor subunit, whose protein sequence is MKKVFLATLFMFQALVAGEVYATFDVVSEKSSELGLSISGVVGSLHVEVGSKAKKGDLLLSLYNAEEKNEYEIAKKNAEHAQKVYNRYAKIPDVIDKEKMDNYLYDRDIKALTAQSKEIIYKKTELRAPYDLVVSKKMTELGNIVLGSQTKLLTVESTHDVKLVLKFDEKYWQSVKVGQKFVYKVDGSDKTYEGLISKIYPTVLSSTREMQAEVKAKDLLPGLFGNGNISVE, encoded by the coding sequence ATGAAAAAAGTTTTTCTAGCCACGTTATTTATGTTTCAAGCCCTTGTTGCAGGGGAAGTCTATGCCACGTTTGATGTGGTCAGTGAAAAAAGCTCCGAGTTAGGACTCTCCATCTCAGGGGTGGTTGGAAGTTTACATGTAGAGGTTGGCAGCAAAGCCAAAAAAGGCGATTTGCTTCTTTCTTTGTACAATGCAGAGGAAAAAAATGAGTATGAAATTGCTAAGAAAAATGCAGAGCATGCTCAAAAAGTTTACAACCGCTATGCCAAAATCCCCGATGTCATAGATAAAGAAAAGATGGATAATTATCTGTATGACAGAGATATAAAAGCACTCACCGCTCAAAGCAAAGAGATTATCTACAAAAAGACAGAGCTTCGTGCACCGTATGATTTGGTGGTGAGTAAAAAAATGACCGAACTGGGAAACATTGTGCTAGGTTCTCAAACCAAACTTTTAACCGTTGAGAGCACCCACGATGTCAAACTGGTTCTTAAATTTGATGAAAAGTACTGGCAAAGTGTCAAAGTAGGGCAAAAATTTGTTTATAAAGTGGATGGAAGTGATAAAACCTATGAAGGGCTCATCAGCAAAATTTACCCCACTGTTCTCTCAAGTACCCGTGAAATGCAAGCCGAAGTCAAAGCCAAAGACCTTCTTCCAGGCCTGTTTGGTAATGGCAACATTAGTGTGGAATAG
- a CDS encoding TetR/AcrR family transcriptional regulator, translating to MARIIDKEEKRCDIARASIELFCDKGIQQTSMDEIAKSAGVAKGTVYLYFKNKEEIIFAIWDMIAQRHHEAFGKRITEHMRAKEKLLDFFNFSECEEEGNKEQVLKLYQHFISAMLIDKTGLYSAYFESFFQEDFDFISGCLHEGVAKGEFLIDDVDLLTTSIMLLLKGLLVRAKASNMGFYEAQTLLIKHVTFLLNQCTRSLP from the coding sequence ATGGCACGAATTATAGACAAGGAAGAGAAACGGTGTGATATTGCCCGTGCGTCCATTGAGCTCTTTTGCGACAAAGGTATCCAGCAAACCAGCATGGATGAAATCGCTAAAAGTGCAGGGGTGGCAAAAGGCACGGTGTATCTTTATTTTAAAAACAAAGAAGAGATTATCTTTGCGATTTGGGATATGATCGCACAGCGCCATCACGAGGCTTTTGGCAAACGTATTACAGAACATATGCGTGCTAAAGAGAAACTTTTAGACTTTTTCAATTTTAGCGAGTGCGAAGAAGAGGGCAATAAAGAGCAAGTCTTAAAGCTTTACCAACATTTTATTAGTGCGATGCTCATTGATAAAACAGGGCTTTATAGTGCCTATTTTGAAAGCTTCTTCCAAGAAGATTTTGACTTTATTTCAGGTTGTTTGCATGAGGGCGTAGCAAAAGGTGAGTTTTTAATCGATGATGTGGACTTACTTACCACCAGTATTATGCTACTGCTCAAAGGCTTATTGGTGCGTGCAAAAGCTTCAAATATGGGCTTTTATGAAGCACAAACCCTTCTTATTAAACACGTTACATTCCTTTTAAATCAATGCACAAGGTCGTTACCATGA
- the def gene encoding peptide deformylase has protein sequence MSQRLEISQLGSPVIRFVAKPVSDILAPEIQALIDAMIFTCKESKGVGIAAPQVGHSLSILIMASYPNSRYPYAPLMEPTALINPHIIAFSEEYTKDWEGCLSLPGIRGFVPRYNEIEVVYFDRTAKEQHVVFKDFLARLFQHEYDHLIGKVFIDRVESTHDIIMEKEYQRLMAEKEALTQF, from the coding sequence ATGTCCCAACGCTTAGAAATTTCACAACTAGGAAGTCCCGTTATTCGCTTTGTCGCAAAACCAGTCAGCGACATTTTAGCCCCTGAAATTCAAGCACTCATTGATGCTATGATCTTTACATGTAAAGAATCCAAAGGCGTAGGTATCGCAGCCCCTCAAGTAGGGCATTCTTTAAGTATACTCATTATGGCATCGTATCCAAATTCACGCTACCCGTATGCTCCGCTCATGGAGCCAACCGCCTTAATCAACCCTCACATCATCGCTTTTTCTGAGGAATACACTAAGGACTGGGAGGGGTGTTTGAGTCTTCCTGGAATTCGTGGATTTGTACCACGCTATAATGAGATAGAAGTGGTCTATTTTGATAGAACGGCCAAAGAACAACACGTCGTTTTCAAAGATTTTCTAGCACGTCTCTTTCAACACGAATACGACCATCTCATCGGTAAAGTCTTTATCGACAGGGTAGAGAGCACACATGATATTATTATGGAAAAAGAATACCAACGCCTCATGGCTGAAAAAGAAGCACTCACTCAATTTTAA
- a CDS encoding TolC family protein, translating into MKKLPLMFLFPLFGFASGNLGELLTLAEKNHYVQSSRYQLESAQEKAYSVKSGYLPSLSLGANQTYNKEENMFTPEKSRTGSATLSFTLYDGGKREAQFSQQNALVKSATFSLSSVQNKCFIGCYLCLF; encoded by the coding sequence ATGAAAAAACTCCCCCTTATGTTTCTGTTTCCACTTTTTGGTTTTGCATCGGGTAATTTAGGTGAACTCCTAACCTTAGCAGAGAAAAACCACTACGTCCAATCGTCTCGCTATCAACTTGAATCAGCTCAAGAAAAAGCGTATTCTGTTAAAAGTGGCTATTTACCTAGTCTTAGTTTAGGTGCCAATCAAACCTACAACAAAGAAGAGAACATGTTTACCCCTGAAAAAAGTCGAACAGGAAGTGCCACACTCTCCTTTACGCTTTATGATGGAGGCAAAAGAGAAGCACAATTTTCTCAGCAAAATGCTTTAGTAAAATCGGCAACATTTTCGCTCTCATCGGTACAAAACAAATGTTTCATTGGATGTTATTTATGCCTATTTTAA
- a CDS encoding radical SAM/SPASM domain-containing protein — translation MSKNDYIPENCVWELTLKCNMNCLHCGSRAGKKRKNELSNKEALALADELINLGCKYVTLIGGEVFLYNGWEKIARRFTENGVTVNIITNGYHFGDKQVKEVTYAGLSNIALSIDGMKEKHNTIRNNSKSFDSLMKTINRLNQENIKIGVNTTLIDSNVSDLEELYTFLLDNNIKIWQLQLANPMGNFSDRKEQMISINNIKKVTSFIKQKRDEGKLKIYTGDNIGYYDENEKFIRGEPGNINYWSGCHAGLSVVGIDSVGNVKGCESLYDDIFIEGNIREESFSDIWFKDNNFAYNRKFDKSLLSGKCKDCDMGVYCRAGCRGACFFTNGNFFENAYCIYNK, via the coding sequence ATGAGTAAAAATGACTATATCCCTGAAAATTGTGTTTGGGAACTCACTCTAAAATGCAATATGAATTGCCTTCATTGTGGTTCACGAGCAGGAAAAAAACGTAAAAATGAATTATCAAATAAAGAAGCATTAGCTCTAGCAGATGAACTCATAAACTTAGGATGCAAATATGTTACATTAATAGGTGGTGAAGTCTTTTTATACAATGGTTGGGAAAAAATCGCTCGCAGATTCACCGAAAATGGCGTTACCGTAAATATTATAACAAATGGATATCATTTTGGTGATAAGCAAGTAAAAGAAGTAACGTATGCAGGGCTATCAAATATTGCACTTTCTATTGATGGAATGAAAGAAAAACACAATACTATTAGAAATAATTCAAAATCTTTTGACTCTTTAATGAAAACTATTAATCGTTTAAACCAAGAAAATATAAAAATAGGCGTTAATACAACGCTCATTGATTCTAATGTTTCAGATTTGGAGGAACTCTATACGTTTCTTCTTGATAATAATATAAAAATATGGCAACTGCAGCTTGCTAATCCAATGGGAAATTTTAGTGACAGAAAAGAACAAATGATATCTATCAATAATATTAAAAAAGTAACATCATTTATTAAACAAAAACGAGATGAAGGAAAACTAAAAATTTATACCGGTGACAATATCGGGTACTATGATGAAAATGAAAAATTTATAAGAGGAGAACCTGGAAATATAAATTATTGGTCAGGATGTCATGCGGGTTTATCTGTTGTAGGCATAGATAGCGTAGGTAATGTCAAAGGATGTGAGTCTCTTTATGATGACATATTTATAGAAGGTAACATTAGAGAAGAATCTTTTAGTGATATATGGTTTAAAGATAATAATTTTGCATATAATAGAAAGTTTGATAAGTCTCTTTTAAGCGGTAAGTGTAAAGATTGTGATATGGGAGTATATTGCCGTGCTGGATGTAGAGGAGCTTGCTTTTTTACAAACGGAAACTTTTTTGAAAATGCTTATTGCATTTACAATAAATAA
- a CDS encoding pseudouridine synthase, with the protein MLLHVNEPAELSKELLALNKPKGYLVTRSDDLGRKTVYELLPEWAFTEGWMPIGRLDLESKGLLLFTTNSKINHALTTPKNCIKVYEIWVRGHVSDEHIAEALNGVQSPHGLLKALKVEKISTGGAKTKLKVVIDEGKNRHIRRLFGALKDSKFGTPLKVLELSRISIGSFNLDIKSGEWRYLLKDEEKTLISHLHKT; encoded by the coding sequence ATGCTTTTACATGTAAACGAACCAGCCGAGCTTTCAAAAGAACTCTTAGCTCTCAATAAGCCAAAAGGTTATCTGGTCACACGTTCAGACGACCTTGGGCGAAAAACCGTTTATGAGCTTTTACCTGAGTGGGCTTTTACGGAAGGGTGGATGCCCATTGGACGGCTTGATTTGGAATCAAAAGGGCTTTTGCTTTTTACGACCAACAGCAAAATCAACCATGCATTGACCACGCCTAAAAATTGCATCAAAGTTTATGAGATTTGGGTGCGAGGTCATGTGAGCGATGAGCATATTGCAGAAGCATTAAATGGAGTGCAAAGCCCACACGGTCTGCTCAAAGCACTTAAGGTTGAGAAAATCAGCACGGGTGGCGCAAAAACAAAACTCAAAGTTGTCATTGACGAGGGGAAAAATAGGCATATTCGCCGCCTTTTTGGCGCACTTAAAGATTCAAAATTTGGCACACCTTTAAAAGTATTGGAGCTCAGTAGAATCAGCATTGGCAGTTTTAATCTCGACATAAAAAGCGGTGAATGGCGCTACCTTTTAAAAGATGAAGAGAAAACGCTAATAAGCCATCTCCACAAAACCTAA
- a CDS encoding TolC family protein, protein MDVIYAYFNYLSTQASLESTQQKKEQLLAERHRLEQFFSVGAVTEDELQKIISSIEQTNVDILTLKNTLNNISNTLEYLTAERVEIKQGSSIVFQDAQKEQQRFDILALEESVKSAQEEANIAKSAHLPTFKIEDTYSRFKNDYANNAWESDKENQNTIVLSMQWKLFDFGSTSASVQAAQKNYLAKSSELAYEKHKAKASYQSAYNSYQTALAKIEANKAKLRASEMTYELVKKKFQQGIVNNVTYLDALSEKFDAQAQLQTALNEVEYQKAVLLYEMGEEIKGAIQ, encoded by the coding sequence TTGGATGTTATTTATGCCTATTTTAACTATTTAAGTACACAAGCAAGCCTTGAATCAACCCAGCAAAAAAAAGAGCAACTCTTAGCAGAGCGTCACCGTTTGGAACAATTTTTTAGTGTGGGTGCCGTCACAGAAGATGAACTTCAAAAAATCATCTCGAGTATTGAGCAGACCAATGTGGATATACTGACCTTAAAAAATACCCTGAACAATATCTCCAATACACTTGAATACCTTACAGCAGAGCGTGTGGAAATTAAACAAGGCTCTAGCATTGTGTTTCAAGACGCTCAAAAAGAGCAGCAACGCTTTGATATTTTAGCCCTTGAAGAGAGTGTTAAAAGTGCGCAAGAAGAGGCAAATATCGCCAAATCAGCCCATTTGCCAACCTTCAAAATCGAAGACACCTACTCACGCTTTAAAAATGACTACGCCAATAACGCATGGGAGAGTGACAAAGAGAACCAAAATACCATTGTGCTTTCCATGCAATGGAAACTCTTTGACTTTGGCTCAACCTCTGCTAGTGTGCAAGCCGCACAAAAAAACTACCTTGCCAAAAGTAGTGAGTTAGCCTATGAAAAGCACAAAGCCAAAGCGAGTTATCAAAGTGCGTACAACAGTTATCAAACCGCTTTAGCAAAAATTGAAGCCAATAAAGCCAAACTGCGTGCCTCTGAAATGACCTATGAATTGGTGAAAAAGAAATTTCAACAAGGCATTGTCAACAATGTCACCTACCTTGATGCCTTAAGTGAAAAATTTGATGCACAAGCACAACTTCAAACCGCTTTAAACGAAGTGGAATACCAAAAAGCCGTCCTGTTGTATGAAATGGGCGAAGAGATCAAAGGAGCCATTCAATGA
- a CDS encoding choline/ethanolamine kinase family protein yields MTIDFLRTYACFSNETLVHLTRLENQGYNNTNYCLMSTQQSYLVRVFGHHALERKHEFKIAKKAFAKGIAQKPLLLDRLNNLMIARFAEGVHHSTLTQKELQNLARTLRTLHSIAYQQKPYDMSKAYKKPLQKRAFLLFKKLHMLRKDYVLCHHDLNPKNILFHQHNITFIDWEYARINDRYFDLASICVEFNLTKKEIHLFLRTYFTCKEKYDLKKLDLYKKVYNIVCETWFDEHFKEKTCPNA; encoded by the coding sequence ATGACCATTGATTTTTTACGTACCTATGCGTGCTTTAGCAATGAAACCTTAGTGCACCTCACACGCTTAGAAAATCAAGGCTACAATAACACCAATTACTGCCTTATGAGCACCCAACAAAGTTACCTTGTGCGGGTTTTTGGGCACCATGCCCTAGAGAGAAAGCATGAGTTTAAAATAGCCAAAAAAGCTTTTGCAAAAGGCATTGCTCAAAAGCCACTGCTTTTAGACCGTCTTAACAACCTTATGATTGCACGCTTTGCAGAGGGGGTTCACCACAGCACACTTACACAAAAAGAGCTACAAAACCTTGCTCGAACCCTACGCACACTGCATAGCATTGCTTACCAGCAAAAACCTTACGATATGAGCAAAGCGTACAAAAAGCCTCTTCAAAAAAGAGCATTTCTTCTCTTTAAAAAACTGCACATGCTGCGCAAAGATTATGTACTCTGCCACCATGATTTAAACCCTAAAAATATTCTCTTTCATCAACACAACATTACATTCATTGACTGGGAATACGCTCGCATCAACGATAGGTATTTTGATTTGGCAAGTATTTGCGTAGAATTCAACCTCACCAAAAAAGAGATTCATCTTTTTTTACGCACCTACTTTACATGTAAAGAAAAATACGACCTTAAAAAATTAGACCTTTACAAAAAAGTCTATAATATTGTGTGTGAAACATGGTTTGATGAACATTTTAAGGAGAAAACATGTCCCAACGCTTAG
- a CDS encoding GlcG/HbpS family heme-binding protein, translating into MEEVSSHHYLIYQNKENTYMSRKNRLSHLKTMMLMPIMLFLALFAFTPSAIASSSADITLDQAMAVIAAARTKAQKQGTLMDIAVVDAGANLKAFVRMDDAFLGSIDISIKKAKTARFFNMPTGDLGALAQPGKPLYNIEFSNGGLITFPGGLLLKDSKGVVIGAIGVSGSSVENDHEVALAGAQALLK; encoded by the coding sequence TTGGAAGAAGTTTCGTCACATCATTATCTTATCTACCAAAACAAGGAGAACACTTACATGTCAAGGAAAAATCGTTTATCTCATCTAAAAACTATGATGCTTATGCCCATCATGCTCTTTCTAGCTCTTTTTGCATTTACCCCCTCCGCCATCGCATCGAGCAGTGCGGACATTACGCTTGATCAAGCCATGGCTGTCATCGCTGCTGCTAGAACAAAAGCACAGAAACAAGGAACGCTCATGGATATTGCTGTTGTTGATGCGGGTGCCAACCTTAAGGCATTTGTCCGCATGGACGATGCCTTCTTGGGAAGCATTGATATTTCTATCAAAAAAGCAAAAACCGCACGCTTTTTCAACATGCCTACAGGCGATTTAGGCGCATTAGCACAACCTGGCAAGCCCTTGTATAACATTGAGTTTTCCAACGGTGGACTGATTACCTTCCCTGGAGGACTTTTGTTAAAAGACAGCAAGGGCGTTGTGATTGGAGCTATTGGTGTGAGCGGTAGTAGCGTTGAAAATGACCACGAAGTCGCTTTAGCAGGTGCGCAAGCCTTGTTAAAATAA
- a CDS encoding thioredoxin family protein, translated as MMQPLDETAVLKRLQTPSPRAFFLLFYTTQCSQCKIAHARLERVMQKSTFDVDFFTCNLDVAPKVSEHFGIRSVPVCMTFNQKGEQQRVEYALKSEAVYESMVLSINAKKGDPKSRLLGF; from the coding sequence ATGATGCAACCTTTAGATGAAACTGCCGTTTTAAAACGCTTACAAACACCATCCCCTCGTGCCTTTTTTCTTCTGTTCTACACCACCCAATGCAGCCAATGCAAAATCGCCCACGCACGACTAGAACGAGTGATGCAAAAAAGTACCTTTGATGTAGACTTCTTTACATGTAATCTCGATGTTGCCCCAAAAGTGAGTGAGCATTTTGGCATTCGCTCTGTACCTGTGTGCATGACATTCAACCAAAAAGGTGAACAACAAAGGGTTGAATACGCTCTAAAATCCGAAGCGGTTTACGAGAGCATGGTGCTTAGTATTAACGCAAAAAAAGGTGACCCAAAGTCACGGTTGCTAGGCTTCTAG